A single Acidobacteriota bacterium DNA region contains:
- the xseA gene encoding exodeoxyribonuclease VII large subunit: MSEPIYTVSALVAEVNALLEQGFSGLRVEGEVTNTSASGRGHVYFTLKDETASVDCVMWASRARRLKFELEHGLAVLVLGSLTIYPQRGRFQMVVDDIQPQGLGALQLAFEQLKAKLEAEGLFATERKRSLPALPNRIGIVTSATGAALQDMLKVLHRFSNLEIIVAPAMVQGEGAAQEIADAIGRLASSGRVDVIIVGRGGGSLEDLWAFNEEDVARAIAASPVPVISGVGHEVDFTIADFVADIRATTPTQAAELVVSRLEEQQRRIADAHALLLRGFDRKLGLARTRLAGLIGSSGLARVPQRVRLLRERFQRAHRLGPALRRVHANAKTRLDHAVRGLERLPARVAAGGHRRLLTSRKEQLALLMATRLAGAHARIRAGERALTHLGPTKVLERGYSITSVEGSLTPLRDASAVRGGQALTTRLARGVIRSLVRNGPAGPKQPKSDPAQQPSLFDNDAESQPEKPGAEHE, encoded by the coding sequence ATGAGCGAACCCATCTACACCGTTTCGGCGCTGGTCGCTGAGGTCAACGCCCTGCTCGAGCAGGGGTTTTCCGGGCTGCGAGTCGAGGGTGAGGTGACCAATACGAGCGCCTCCGGCCGCGGCCACGTCTACTTCACGCTCAAGGACGAAACTGCATCGGTCGACTGCGTGATGTGGGCGTCGCGCGCCCGACGTCTCAAGTTCGAACTCGAGCACGGCCTCGCCGTACTGGTTCTCGGGTCGTTGACGATCTACCCACAGCGCGGCCGATTCCAGATGGTGGTCGACGATATCCAACCTCAGGGCCTCGGCGCCCTGCAACTGGCATTCGAGCAGCTGAAAGCGAAGCTCGAGGCCGAGGGCCTGTTCGCCACCGAGCGCAAGCGCAGTCTGCCGGCGCTCCCGAACAGAATCGGAATCGTCACCTCGGCGACCGGCGCCGCGCTCCAGGACATGCTCAAGGTGCTTCATCGTTTTTCCAACCTCGAAATCATCGTTGCTCCCGCGATGGTGCAAGGCGAAGGGGCAGCCCAGGAAATCGCTGATGCCATTGGGCGCCTTGCCAGCTCCGGACGGGTCGACGTGATCATCGTCGGACGCGGCGGTGGCAGCCTCGAGGATCTGTGGGCCTTCAACGAGGAAGACGTCGCGAGAGCGATTGCCGCCAGTCCGGTCCCAGTGATCTCGGGCGTCGGTCACGAGGTCGACTTCACGATCGCCGACTTCGTGGCCGACATTCGCGCGACCACACCCACCCAGGCAGCCGAGCTGGTGGTATCCCGCCTCGAAGAGCAGCAACGCCGAATCGCGGATGCGCACGCACTTCTGCTACGCGGTTTCGATCGCAAGCTCGGCCTCGCACGCACCCGTCTGGCGGGCCTAATCGGTTCTTCGGGCCTGGCGCGAGTGCCGCAGCGGGTTCGCCTGCTGCGAGAGCGCTTTCAGCGAGCCCATCGGCTCGGCCCCGCACTGAGGCGGGTCCACGCCAACGCCAAAACTCGCCTCGACCATGCCGTACGGGGGCTCGAGCGACTGCCTGCTCGGGTCGCGGCCGGAGGGCACCGCCGGCTCCTGACAAGCCGAAAAGAGCAGCTCGCGCTGCTCATGGCGACGCGCCTGGCCGGAGCTCACGCGCGAATCAGGGCGGGAGAACGTGCCCTCACCCACCTCGGTCCCACGAAGGTCCTCGAGCGCGGCTACTCCATCACCAGCGTTGAAGGGTCATTGACACCCCTACGCGATGCGTCCGCAGTTCGCGGCGGTCAGGCGTTGACCACCCGACTCGCCCGCGGGGTTATCCGATCCCTGGTGCGCAATGGGCCCGCCGGTCCCAAGCAGCCAAAATCCGACCCGGCACAACAGCCGTCTCTCTTCGACAACGACGCGGAATCCCAGCCCGAAAAACCTGGAGCAGAGCATGAGTGA
- a CDS encoding exodeoxyribonuclease VII small subunit gives MSDKKKKVDRFEDQLAQLEDIVDRLEDESVGLEEALGLFESGMDLARRCRARLAEVEHRVTQLLETENEDDEAADEDAE, from the coding sequence ATGAGTGACAAGAAGAAAAAGGTTGATCGGTTCGAAGACCAGTTGGCCCAACTGGAGGACATCGTGGACCGTCTCGAGGATGAATCCGTAGGCCTGGAAGAAGCCCTCGGTCTCTTCGAAAGCGGTATGGACCTGGCGCGCCGTTGCCGTGCCCGCCTGGCTGAGGTCGAGCACCGGGTGACCCAGCTCCTGGAGACGGAAAATGAGGACGACGAAGCCGCCGACGAGGACGCCGAGTGA
- a CDS encoding polyprenyl synthetase family protein, which yields MTVERLLARERAVVETALRELLPPSGAWPERLWTAMEYAVFAGGKRVRPVLARLAYRAAGGDPDEITRAACGLELIHTYSLVHDDLPALDDDVLRRGHPTIHVAFDEATAILVGDALLTEGLLQLSRHPEGDEWAKRRVEAVEMVADAVSARGMIGGQVEDLEATGLVENSNEDLQTRLERIHRHKTGCLLRASVELGAILGGVETSLRTLFSGYGEELGLAFQIADDILDSTADAKKLGKSPGKDEAGGKLTYVTLYGIDLARHRLDELEHQLVEKAQAIEGVDGELAAVARFVCRRKS from the coding sequence GTGACCGTTGAGCGCCTGCTCGCTCGTGAGAGGGCAGTGGTCGAGACCGCTCTCCGGGAGCTCCTTCCCCCTTCGGGGGCCTGGCCGGAGCGCTTGTGGACGGCAATGGAGTATGCGGTCTTCGCCGGCGGGAAGCGCGTCAGGCCAGTGCTGGCCCGTCTCGCGTACCGTGCGGCGGGAGGGGACCCAGACGAGATCACCCGTGCCGCGTGTGGCCTCGAGCTGATCCACACCTACTCGCTGGTCCACGACGACCTCCCGGCGCTCGATGACGACGTGCTGCGCCGAGGCCATCCAACGATCCATGTCGCCTTCGACGAGGCGACAGCGATCCTGGTCGGAGACGCCCTGCTCACGGAAGGGCTCCTCCAGCTCTCGCGCCATCCTGAAGGTGATGAATGGGCAAAAAGACGTGTCGAGGCCGTCGAGATGGTCGCCGATGCCGTTTCGGCGCGCGGGATGATTGGTGGACAGGTTGAGGATCTGGAAGCAACCGGACTCGTCGAGAACAGCAACGAGGATCTGCAGACACGACTCGAGCGCATCCATCGACACAAGACGGGCTGCCTGCTGAGAGCCTCGGTCGAGCTGGGCGCGATTCTGGGAGGCGTCGAAACCTCGCTTCGCACGCTGTTCTCCGGGTACGGGGAGGAACTCGGTCTTGCATTCCAGATCGCGGACGACATCCTCGATTCCACAGCCGACGCAAAGAAGCTCGGTAAGAGCCCCGGAAAGGACGAAGCCGGCGGCAAGCTGACCTACGTCACCCTGTACGGCATCGATTTGGCCCGACACCGCCTCGACGAGCTCGAGCATCAACTCGTCGAGAAGGCGCAGGCGATCGAAGGCGTGGATGGTGAACTCGCCGCTGTGGCGCGATTTGTCTGTCGACGGAAGTCATAA
- a CDS encoding DUF2298 domain-containing protein produces MLRKRTLLLFLLAFVLRLILQGWDFGVTSSSSHPDERQVGFVTERAEGWFDDPEFYAYGSLHFQVIHLTATILGVGDNIRGYIVSGRAISLMASMIAIFLGWFIATRSWGRRTGDLFVFLAAWVPLDLQQSHFTTVEAHHAAWVMAALAACIWLAHSGRPIAAAASGAAIGASLAVKVASLALGLPLLAAALIAARGRGVLEAIRLLAIAGAAGMTCFWLCQPWAFAGGRPPISIVATAVVAAAAIGLADRTSGGARTVSLVVVCIACVVVMLQGAALLGIGGERIIGRSGSAALVGTTLNPSYLEGVGHEIAMVTGASDLAYVRVYAHTLPVLYPLRELALWGWGVFLLLAAIAGSVAGCWRLGVRWRRWLDRRWTDSSILFVILATWLLPMASRLSTLQVKFLRYWEPLTVPAALIAAWWLLRLPKKIRTPAIAVVAAGTALWGLAYTWSFVEPHPHRTASRWLGPMLADEQVVAFEHWDEHINLMIEDGAVETVDLPSYDLPDDGQKVETWTSALARADWVILTSNRVCRTVLANQDRFEKTARLYKLLLSGNAGFEVLTRVNRGPRIFGVRLPVQRADESFLNYEFPQVVILRRIADVNPGELTERVRRPLPYLEDMAYADIERHFLAEVPELPPVPTKPRQLFDLTIWILLFSGLGLASWGLLLPISKSWPDTGAGLALVTGWIVPAWLMWMGSELRIWEIGPATATWITLALMAAGGVAIFRRWSVIKDIFRRRRSSVLMVLAVTATVGALFLVVRAWNPAIHWGEKPMDFSFLNAFLRAPNWPTGEPWMAGMPLHYYYFGEVLAAYPILVAGCTAGVGYNLICGTIPALFASVLAGLGLLLGRRFPIRKQWQIAAASVLPLLVLLTGNLAWPWLLDTLKTGNLFDLWWATSRVVPGFAIDEYPLWTTLFADLHGHFIAFPVLVTTFAWGWLCVTARDRKWIAAAFLCGIGAAVVVATNPWDLFILTGALGVGTIVAARRPFRGLARLGAAATLSVLAAAPFIVELVAGISAGAGERGLFLTAADFAPAWAILRHFGLFIIPLTVLAIVLLGRRFWIVLPTAALGTIVGLSFRSSAAAFALAILAVFATMTVRSKNRLDRLAWSMAGLGMLAVAACERFTLIDRMNTIFKIYNGVWVLLAFALGAALLRTRGRKLAVLLAVWVPLQLVALANLPLGIAQGWKLPRMTSPRPTLDGQAFLATQDPETWFLVRSLQGVARPGQAIAEAAGPYYSEVTRITMHTGQPTVVGWDWHLKQRGQPPAEIAARFEDLDLLYRGGNTSQRRAVLDRYAVAWAVAAQVERNRYGIDAEDPLGDIDGVLEMAERDGAVLYRVLPTGGPTKRTILPAAEIPPGMNLFGRLVDPGDQIVRSMALDDSGATAILANGNIVDFNLEAKRNRNLAAPPCESSGIARRRSERWAICRNGSTWRLAGNRWVGEGQVGGATGLAADGDLWAWGPGGIWRYQGTSNWRQTVAAAVTAAAARGQQIAWSDGANIWIGDYGRPGKVGAALEDVRALAWQGDVLWALAADGLHRAGSTDLPWRTVTNGSDPLLAMAGSTNSLWLVNRDGFVLRPERHSCPSPWTTGGTLGAGFLHEPRGLAVSPRGWFAVADTFNHRILWYTAEGRCLDEIGSEGTAAGEFREPSGIALAGDGSLAVADTWNGRIQVLRPNGVTEVFGRNLFGPRGLLWAPDGSLLVSDTGNKRLLQFSPPGWKQEDVVRLPGQPVGLAWSAGLLAVATPADGALFLVDVPSREIVRRIDLRCWNSHDQQEAYLATLPSGEIVASSPQYGELWAIDPTGDDSQRLLHDGLDGITAIALMPDGNLLASLTWANRLVKVPIEE; encoded by the coding sequence ATGTTGCGGAAACGCACCTTACTTCTTTTCCTGCTCGCTTTTGTCCTACGACTCATCCTTCAAGGGTGGGACTTCGGCGTAACCTCCTCATCGTCCCATCCGGACGAAAGGCAAGTGGGGTTCGTCACCGAACGGGCAGAAGGATGGTTCGATGATCCTGAGTTCTATGCCTACGGTTCGCTCCACTTTCAGGTCATCCACCTGACCGCGACCATTCTCGGTGTCGGCGACAACATTCGTGGATACATCGTCAGTGGACGGGCAATCTCGTTGATGGCGTCGATGATCGCCATCTTCCTCGGCTGGTTCATCGCCACCCGATCGTGGGGACGGAGAACCGGCGATCTCTTCGTATTCCTGGCAGCCTGGGTACCTCTCGATCTTCAACAATCACACTTCACGACGGTCGAGGCACACCACGCAGCATGGGTCATGGCGGCGCTCGCAGCATGCATCTGGCTCGCCCATAGCGGGCGACCGATTGCGGCAGCCGCTTCGGGTGCCGCGATCGGTGCCTCGCTGGCGGTCAAGGTCGCATCTCTCGCACTTGGCCTTCCGCTTCTCGCGGCGGCGCTGATTGCCGCCCGCGGCCGAGGTGTGCTGGAGGCGATTCGGCTTCTCGCCATCGCCGGTGCCGCCGGCATGACCTGCTTCTGGCTCTGCCAGCCGTGGGCATTTGCCGGCGGCCGGCCGCCGATCAGCATCGTTGCGACGGCAGTCGTCGCCGCTGCAGCCATCGGGCTGGCCGATCGCACGTCTGGTGGCGCGAGGACGGTCTCTCTGGTCGTCGTGTGCATCGCCTGTGTTGTCGTAATGCTTCAGGGCGCAGCACTTCTCGGCATCGGCGGCGAACGGATCATCGGCAGGAGCGGTTCGGCGGCCCTCGTCGGCACTACTCTCAACCCGTCCTATCTGGAGGGTGTCGGCCACGAGATCGCGATGGTCACCGGTGCCTCCGATCTGGCCTACGTGCGGGTCTATGCGCACACGCTTCCGGTGCTCTATCCGCTGCGTGAGCTCGCTCTCTGGGGCTGGGGCGTCTTCCTGCTGCTCGCCGCGATCGCGGGTTCAGTCGCGGGCTGCTGGCGGCTGGGAGTTCGGTGGCGGCGGTGGTTGGATCGCCGCTGGACCGACTCCTCGATCCTCTTCGTGATCCTCGCTACATGGTTGCTGCCAATGGCCTCGAGGTTGAGCACTCTACAGGTTAAGTTCCTCCGCTACTGGGAGCCCCTGACGGTGCCAGCGGCGTTGATCGCCGCCTGGTGGCTTCTGCGACTTCCGAAGAAGATACGAACTCCCGCAATCGCGGTAGTGGCTGCCGGCACAGCGCTGTGGGGTCTCGCCTATACCTGGTCCTTTGTCGAACCTCATCCCCATCGCACCGCTTCGAGGTGGCTCGGTCCGATGCTTGCTGACGAACAGGTCGTGGCCTTTGAACACTGGGACGAGCACATCAATTTGATGATTGAAGACGGTGCTGTGGAGACGGTCGATCTGCCATCATACGACCTGCCTGACGATGGACAGAAGGTCGAGACCTGGACCAGCGCACTCGCTCGTGCCGACTGGGTGATCCTGACCTCCAACCGCGTCTGCAGAACCGTACTCGCCAACCAGGACCGCTTCGAGAAGACGGCGCGACTCTACAAGCTGTTGTTGTCAGGAAATGCAGGCTTCGAAGTTCTGACCCGGGTGAACCGAGGTCCGAGGATCTTCGGTGTCCGGCTGCCCGTACAGCGGGCAGACGAGAGCTTCCTCAACTACGAGTTTCCGCAGGTCGTTATCCTTCGCCGCATCGCCGATGTCAACCCCGGGGAACTGACCGAACGAGTCAGACGGCCGCTGCCCTACCTCGAGGACATGGCCTACGCGGACATCGAACGCCACTTCCTGGCCGAGGTTCCGGAGCTGCCCCCGGTGCCAACCAAACCGCGTCAACTCTTCGACCTCACGATCTGGATTCTTCTTTTTTCGGGACTCGGTTTGGCGTCCTGGGGACTGCTGCTGCCGATCTCCAAAAGTTGGCCGGATACAGGCGCCGGTCTGGCGCTGGTGACCGGGTGGATCGTGCCTGCGTGGCTAATGTGGATGGGCTCGGAACTTCGAATCTGGGAAATCGGCCCGGCTACCGCCACATGGATCACACTCGCCCTGATGGCGGCGGGCGGCGTCGCCATCTTCAGGCGATGGTCCGTGATCAAGGACATTTTCCGCCGACGGAGATCCTCGGTCCTCATGGTGTTGGCAGTGACGGCAACTGTTGGCGCCCTGTTCCTCGTAGTGCGTGCCTGGAACCCGGCCATCCACTGGGGCGAAAAGCCGATGGACTTTTCGTTCCTCAACGCCTTTCTTCGTGCCCCGAACTGGCCGACTGGAGAGCCCTGGATGGCAGGGATGCCTCTCCACTACTACTACTTCGGCGAGGTGCTCGCCGCCTACCCGATCCTGGTAGCGGGCTGTACTGCAGGGGTGGGTTATAACCTGATCTGCGGGACCATCCCCGCCCTCTTCGCATCAGTTCTCGCCGGCCTCGGGCTCCTGCTCGGCCGCCGGTTTCCGATTCGAAAGCAGTGGCAGATTGCCGCTGCTTCGGTGTTGCCGTTGCTGGTGCTGCTGACCGGCAACCTCGCCTGGCCATGGCTGCTCGATACCTTGAAGACGGGCAACCTGTTCGATCTGTGGTGGGCAACATCCCGTGTGGTACCTGGGTTTGCGATCGATGAATATCCCTTGTGGACGACTCTCTTCGCCGATCTACACGGCCATTTCATCGCCTTCCCTGTTCTCGTCACCACGTTTGCGTGGGGCTGGCTCTGCGTCACGGCCCGGGATCGGAAATGGATCGCTGCGGCCTTCCTATGCGGCATCGGCGCGGCGGTTGTCGTCGCCACCAACCCCTGGGATTTGTTCATCCTCACCGGCGCGTTGGGGGTGGGTACGATTGTGGCAGCCCGCCGCCCCTTCCGCGGTCTCGCACGACTGGGTGCCGCGGCGACTCTCAGCGTACTCGCCGCCGCACCCTTTATCGTCGAGCTGGTGGCCGGCATCAGCGCCGGCGCGGGTGAGCGCGGACTATTCCTCACCGCCGCCGATTTCGCGCCAGCCTGGGCGATCCTGCGACACTTCGGACTGTTCATCATCCCGCTCACCGTCCTCGCGATCGTCCTCCTCGGCCGCCGTTTCTGGATCGTGCTGCCAACCGCCGCCCTCGGGACAATTGTCGGGCTCAGCTTCAGGTCGAGCGCTGCGGCCTTCGCGCTCGCCATCCTTGCCGTCTTCGCGACGATGACGGTCCGTTCGAAGAATCGCCTCGATCGCCTTGCCTGGTCGATGGCCGGTCTTGGCATGCTCGCGGTTGCAGCCTGCGAGCGCTTCACCCTGATCGATCGCATGAACACGATCTTCAAGATCTACAATGGAGTCTGGGTATTGCTGGCGTTCGCACTCGGCGCCGCCCTACTGCGGACACGCGGCCGGAAACTGGCCGTCCTGCTGGCTGTATGGGTTCCGCTGCAACTCGTCGCCCTCGCCAATCTTCCGTTGGGCATCGCTCAGGGCTGGAAGCTGCCGCGAATGACATCGCCGCGCCCGACCCTCGACGGTCAGGCGTTTCTCGCCACACAAGACCCCGAGACCTGGTTCCTCGTCCGGTCTCTCCAGGGCGTCGCCCGGCCCGGTCAGGCCATCGCCGAAGCGGCCGGTCCCTACTACAGCGAAGTCACCCGCATCACCATGCACACTGGCCAGCCGACTGTGGTCGGATGGGACTGGCATCTCAAGCAACGCGGTCAACCGCCTGCCGAAATTGCCGCGCGCTTCGAGGATCTCGACCTGCTGTACCGAGGCGGGAACACGAGCCAGCGCCGCGCAGTCCTCGATCGGTATGCCGTTGCCTGGGCAGTGGCCGCACAGGTCGAGCGCAACCGTTATGGGATCGATGCCGAGGACCCCCTGGGCGATATCGACGGCGTGCTCGAGATGGCCGAACGCGACGGCGCGGTTCTTTACCGGGTACTACCGACCGGCGGTCCAACCAAACGGACCATTCTGCCGGCAGCCGAGATTCCACCCGGCATGAATCTCTTCGGCAGGCTGGTCGACCCGGGCGACCAGATTGTCCGCTCCATGGCCCTCGACGACTCCGGCGCGACGGCTATTCTGGCCAACGGAAATATCGTCGACTTCAACCTCGAGGCCAAACGCAACCGTAACCTGGCCGCCCCTCCGTGCGAATCTTCCGGGATTGCCCGACGCCGCAGCGAGCGATGGGCAATCTGCCGCAACGGCAGCACCTGGCGTCTCGCCGGGAATCGATGGGTCGGCGAGGGGCAGGTCGGTGGAGCGACAGGGCTGGCTGCCGATGGTGATCTGTGGGCCTGGGGGCCTGGAGGGATCTGGCGATACCAGGGCACTTCAAACTGGCGCCAGACCGTCGCGGCCGCGGTCACGGCAGCGGCCGCTCGAGGACAGCAGATCGCTTGGAGCGACGGCGCGAATATCTGGATCGGTGACTACGGTCGGCCGGGCAAGGTTGGAGCAGCCCTCGAAGATGTCCGCGCCCTCGCCTGGCAGGGCGACGTTCTCTGGGCGCTCGCCGCAGACGGACTTCATCGGGCCGGCAGCACCGACCTCCCGTGGCGAACGGTGACCAACGGCTCCGATCCTCTGTTGGCCATGGCCGGTTCGACAAACTCTCTCTGGCTCGTGAACCGGGATGGTTTCGTTCTCCGGCCCGAACGCCACTCGTGCCCGTCTCCCTGGACCACCGGGGGCACCCTGGGTGCTGGCTTCCTGCACGAGCCGCGTGGCCTGGCAGTCTCGCCGCGGGGTTGGTTCGCGGTTGCCGACACATTCAATCACCGCATCCTCTGGTACACGGCCGAAGGCCGCTGTCTCGACGAGATCGGTTCGGAGGGAACCGCTGCTGGAGAATTCCGCGAGCCCTCGGGTATCGCACTCGCGGGCGACGGATCACTGGCCGTTGCCGACACCTGGAACGGCCGCATCCAGGTGCTTCGGCCGAATGGCGTCACCGAGGTATTCGGCAGGAACCTCTTTGGTCCGCGGGGCCTGTTGTGGGCGCCCGACGGATCGCTGCTGGTGTCGGACACCGGCAACAAGCGACTCCTCCAGTTCTCGCCACCCGGATGGAAACAAGAGGACGTTGTCCGCCTTCCGGGACAGCCGGTTGGACTCGCGTGGTCGGCTGGCCTGCTTGCGGTCGCCACCCCGGCGGACGGCGCCCTCTTCCTGGTCGATGTGCCGTCCAGAGAGATCGTGCGAAGGATCGACCTTCGCTGTTGGAACTCGCACGACCAACAGGAAGCCTACCTGGCCACATTGCCCTCGGGCGAGATCGTCGCCAGTTCGCCCCAATACGGCGAGCTGTGGGCCATCGATCCCACCGGGGACGATTCGCAACGGCTGCTGCACGACGGTCTCGACGGGATCACCGCCATCGCCCTCATGCCCGACGGAAACCTGCTCGCTTCACTCACCTGGGCAAACCGGCTGGTGAAGGTCCCGATCGAGGAATGA
- a CDS encoding TlyA family RNA methyltransferase has translation MGKKQRLDVVLTERGLAPSRSRAQALILAGRVMLEGAVESKAGTQVSEDAEIEIIEPDHPWVSRGGLKLVAALDAFSISPEGVDCLDIGSSTGGFTDVLLERGANRVIALDVGRGQLDWRLRNDPRVIVMEGVNARHLDTVDLPFVAALATVDVSFISLRLVVPALLPHLTSGAWLVCLVKPQFEAGREQVGKGGIVRDEPTRRRVIDETVRSLKDFGLALVGVVESPIRGQKGNLEELAVFRRS, from the coding sequence GTGGGCAAGAAACAACGCCTTGATGTAGTGCTCACCGAGCGCGGCCTCGCGCCGTCCCGGTCCAGAGCGCAAGCTCTGATCCTCGCCGGCAGGGTGATGCTCGAAGGGGCGGTCGAGAGCAAGGCCGGCACGCAGGTTTCTGAAGACGCGGAGATCGAGATCATCGAGCCCGACCATCCGTGGGTGTCTCGAGGTGGTCTCAAGCTGGTCGCAGCACTCGACGCCTTTTCGATTTCGCCTGAGGGTGTCGATTGCCTCGATATCGGATCGTCCACCGGCGGTTTCACCGATGTGCTCCTCGAACGGGGGGCAAACCGCGTGATCGCATTAGACGTTGGTCGTGGTCAACTCGACTGGCGTCTGCGCAACGACCCTCGGGTGATTGTGATGGAGGGCGTGAACGCGAGACATCTGGACACCGTGGACCTGCCGTTCGTTGCGGCGTTGGCGACTGTCGACGTTTCGTTCATATCTCTCAGGCTTGTGGTTCCAGCTCTTCTACCACATCTGACATCGGGAGCCTGGCTCGTGTGCCTTGTCAAGCCGCAGTTCGAGGCTGGTCGTGAGCAGGTGGGCAAGGGCGGCATCGTGCGCGACGAACCGACGCGACGGAGGGTGATTGACGAGACCGTTCGCTCGCTGAAAGATTTCGGCCTGGCGCTGGTCGGCGTTGTCGAGTCACCGATCCGCGGTCAGAAAGGCAATCTGGAAGAGCTGGCGGTGTTTCGCAGGAGTTGA
- a CDS encoding OsmC family protein, translating to MTVSFPGGKKVDASYNGFVIKTDQDVDSGGEGSSPEPFDHFLASIATCTGIYVLGFCQKRDIPTDGISLTQSWKFEEKTRRLTDVRIAIEVPTDFPEKYRGALVRVANQCKVKKTMEDPPEFVIETVTV from the coding sequence ATGACAGTTTCATTTCCTGGCGGCAAGAAAGTTGACGCCAGCTACAACGGCTTCGTGATCAAGACCGACCAGGATGTCGACTCCGGGGGTGAGGGGTCATCACCCGAGCCCTTCGACCACTTCCTCGCCTCGATCGCAACCTGCACCGGAATCTACGTTCTCGGATTCTGTCAGAAACGGGATATCCCGACCGACGGCATCAGCCTGACCCAGAGCTGGAAATTCGAAGAGAAAACGAGGCGCCTGACGGACGTACGGATCGCGATCGAGGTGCCGACCGATTTTCCGGAGAAGTACCGGGGCGCTCTGGTCCGCGTGGCGAATCAGTGCAAGGTGAAAAAGACGATGGAAGATCCGCCGGAGTTCGTGATCGAGACAGTAACCGTTTGA